The following proteins are encoded in a genomic region of Pseudorca crassidens isolate mPseCra1 chromosome 1, mPseCra1.hap1, whole genome shotgun sequence:
- the AHSA1 gene encoding activator of 90 kDa heat shock protein ATPase homolog 1 isoform X2: MAKWGEGDPRWIVEERADATNVNNWHWTERDASNWSTDKLKTLFLAVRVQNEEGKCEVTEVNKLDGEASINNRKGKLIFFYEWSIKLNWTGTSKSGVQYKGHVEIPNLSDENSVDEVEISVSLAKDEPDTNLVGLMKEEGVKLLREAMGIYISTLKTEFTQGMILPTMNGESVDPAGQPALKTEEHKAKSAPSKTQARPVGVKIPTCKITLRETFLTSPEELYRVFTTQEIPEKHIVMKWRFKSWPEGHFATITLTFTDKNGETELCVEGRGIPAPEEERTRQGWQRYYFEGIRQTFGYGARFF, encoded by the exons ATGGCCAAGTGGGGTGAGGGCGACCCACGCTGGATCGTGGAGGAGCGGGCGGACGCCACCAACGTCAACAACTGGCACTG gaCAGAGAGAGATGCTTCGAATTGGTCCACAGATAAGCTGAAAACACTGTTCCTGGCAGTGCGTGTGCAAAATGAGGAAGGCAAGTGCGAGGTGACAGAAGTGAATAAGCTTGATGGAGAGGCATCTATTAACAATCGCAAAGGCAAACTTATCTTCTTTTATGAGTGGAGCATCAAACTAAACTGGACAG GTACCTCTAAGTCTGGGGTGCAGTACAAGGGCCATGTGGAGATCCCCAATTTGTCTGATGAAAATAGCGTGGATGAAGTGGAG ATTAGTGTGAGCCTTGCCAAGGATGAGCCTGACACAAATCTCGTGGGCTTAATGAAGGAAGAAGGGGTGAAACTTCTAAGAGAAGCAATGGGAATTTACATCAGCACCCTCAAAACAG AGTTCACGCAGGGTATGATCTTGCCTACAATGAATGGAGAGTCAGTAGACCCAGCCGGGCAGCCAGCACTGAAAACTGAGGAGCACAAG GCTAAGTCTGCTCCTTCAAAAACCCAGGCAAGACCTGTTGGTGTCAAAATCCCCACTTGTAAGATCACCCTTAGAGAAACCTTCCTGACATCACCAGAGGAGCTCTATAGAGTTTTTACCACTCAGGAG ATCCCTGAGAAACATATTGTGATGAAGTGGAGGTTTAAATCTTGGCCAGAAG GGCACTttgccaccatcaccttgacctTCACTGACAAGAATGGAGAGACTGAGCTGTGTGTGGAAGGCCGAGGCATCCCTGCCCCTGAGGAGGAGAGGACACGGCAGGGCTGGCAGCGGTACTACTTTGAGGGCATCAGACAGACCTTTGGCTACGGCGCACGCTTCTTTTAG
- the AHSA1 gene encoding activator of 90 kDa heat shock protein ATPase homolog 1 isoform X3 has translation MAKWGEGDPRWIVEERADATNVNNWHWTERDASNWSTDKLKTLFLAVRVQNEEGKCEVTEVNKLDGEASINNRKGKLIFFYEWSIKLNWTGTSKSGVQYKGHVEIPNLSDENSVDEVEISVSLAKDEPDTNLVGLMKEEGVKLLREAMGIYISTLKTEFTQGMILPTMNGESVDPAGQPALKTEEHKLVQAFTHAPAMLEADKGGKFHLVDGNVSGEFTDLIPEKHIVMKWRFKSWPEGHFATITLTFTDKNGETELCVEGRGIPAPEEERTRQGWQRYYFEGIRQTFGYGARFF, from the exons ATGGCCAAGTGGGGTGAGGGCGACCCACGCTGGATCGTGGAGGAGCGGGCGGACGCCACCAACGTCAACAACTGGCACTG gaCAGAGAGAGATGCTTCGAATTGGTCCACAGATAAGCTGAAAACACTGTTCCTGGCAGTGCGTGTGCAAAATGAGGAAGGCAAGTGCGAGGTGACAGAAGTGAATAAGCTTGATGGAGAGGCATCTATTAACAATCGCAAAGGCAAACTTATCTTCTTTTATGAGTGGAGCATCAAACTAAACTGGACAG GTACCTCTAAGTCTGGGGTGCAGTACAAGGGCCATGTGGAGATCCCCAATTTGTCTGATGAAAATAGCGTGGATGAAGTGGAG ATTAGTGTGAGCCTTGCCAAGGATGAGCCTGACACAAATCTCGTGGGCTTAATGAAGGAAGAAGGGGTGAAACTTCTAAGAGAAGCAATGGGAATTTACATCAGCACCCTCAAAACAG AGTTCACGCAGGGTATGATCTTGCCTACAATGAATGGAGAGTCAGTAGACCCAGCCGGGCAGCCAGCACTGAAAACTGAGGAGCACAAG CTTGTTCAGGCCTTTACCCATGCTCCTGCAATGTTAGAAGCAGACAAAGGTGGCAAGTTTCACCTGGTAGATGGCAATGTCTCTGGAGAATTCACTGATCTG ATCCCTGAGAAACATATTGTGATGAAGTGGAGGTTTAAATCTTGGCCAGAAG GGCACTttgccaccatcaccttgacctTCACTGACAAGAATGGAGAGACTGAGCTGTGTGTGGAAGGCCGAGGCATCCCTGCCCCTGAGGAGGAGAGGACACGGCAGGGCTGGCAGCGGTACTACTTTGAGGGCATCAGACAGACCTTTGGCTACGGCGCACGCTTCTTTTAG
- the AHSA1 gene encoding activator of 90 kDa heat shock protein ATPase homolog 1 isoform X1 translates to MAKWGEGDPRWIVEERADATNVNNWHWTERDASNWSTDKLKTLFLAVRVQNEEGKCEVTEVNKLDGEASINNRKGKLIFFYEWSIKLNWTGTSKSGVQYKGHVEIPNLSDENSVDEVEISVSLAKDEPDTNLVGLMKEEGVKLLREAMGIYISTLKTEFTQGMILPTMNGESVDPAGQPALKTEEHKAKSAPSKTQARPVGVKIPTCKITLRETFLTSPEELYRVFTTQELVQAFTHAPAMLEADKGGKFHLVDGNVSGEFTDLIPEKHIVMKWRFKSWPEGHFATITLTFTDKNGETELCVEGRGIPAPEEERTRQGWQRYYFEGIRQTFGYGARFF, encoded by the exons ATGGCCAAGTGGGGTGAGGGCGACCCACGCTGGATCGTGGAGGAGCGGGCGGACGCCACCAACGTCAACAACTGGCACTG gaCAGAGAGAGATGCTTCGAATTGGTCCACAGATAAGCTGAAAACACTGTTCCTGGCAGTGCGTGTGCAAAATGAGGAAGGCAAGTGCGAGGTGACAGAAGTGAATAAGCTTGATGGAGAGGCATCTATTAACAATCGCAAAGGCAAACTTATCTTCTTTTATGAGTGGAGCATCAAACTAAACTGGACAG GTACCTCTAAGTCTGGGGTGCAGTACAAGGGCCATGTGGAGATCCCCAATTTGTCTGATGAAAATAGCGTGGATGAAGTGGAG ATTAGTGTGAGCCTTGCCAAGGATGAGCCTGACACAAATCTCGTGGGCTTAATGAAGGAAGAAGGGGTGAAACTTCTAAGAGAAGCAATGGGAATTTACATCAGCACCCTCAAAACAG AGTTCACGCAGGGTATGATCTTGCCTACAATGAATGGAGAGTCAGTAGACCCAGCCGGGCAGCCAGCACTGAAAACTGAGGAGCACAAG GCTAAGTCTGCTCCTTCAAAAACCCAGGCAAGACCTGTTGGTGTCAAAATCCCCACTTGTAAGATCACCCTTAGAGAAACCTTCCTGACATCACCAGAGGAGCTCTATAGAGTTTTTACCACTCAGGAG CTTGTTCAGGCCTTTACCCATGCTCCTGCAATGTTAGAAGCAGACAAAGGTGGCAAGTTTCACCTGGTAGATGGCAATGTCTCTGGAGAATTCACTGATCTG ATCCCTGAGAAACATATTGTGATGAAGTGGAGGTTTAAATCTTGGCCAGAAG GGCACTttgccaccatcaccttgacctTCACTGACAAGAATGGAGAGACTGAGCTGTGTGTGGAAGGCCGAGGCATCCCTGCCCCTGAGGAGGAGAGGACACGGCAGGGCTGGCAGCGGTACTACTTTGAGGGCATCAGACAGACCTTTGGCTACGGCGCACGCTTCTTTTAG